The following nucleotide sequence is from Arvicola amphibius chromosome 1, mArvAmp1.2, whole genome shotgun sequence.
tttttgagagtTTGAGACAGGTATATAGCATGTATTGATTAAATACCAGCTCTCCCTGCCCATTCGTTTTTCTCACTACTCTACCCAGTTTTTAACTCCTAACTTCAGAAGCCCATTTTTGAACCCACTTGAATTCACTTATTCACATTGCCTTTATTATGGGGGTATAAATCTATCTGCTAGAGCGTGACTACCCCTCTCAAGTCTAAACTTTTGACTCTTCCTCCCCAGAAACCATCACCTAACAATAACTTCTCAGGTAAGCATGGGACTTCAAGTGCCCTCCTATCCATTCTGGAATTATGGCTGGTTTAATCTTGTGTAGGTTTTGCGATTCCAGATATAGCCACTGTGATTCATATATACAATGGTTCTGGATGTCCAGAGAATGTTGTTCTGCCCCAGTCATCCATTATTTTTGGCTCTTACATCTATATTGTGCAATCTTGTCACATCTTTCCAAGTATCTCAAGTTCTAAGTAGGTAAAGCCAAGTTAATGCTGAGAATTTCTGTCActggtatttttgttgttactgtgaGAGTGAGACAACATTGTGAGAGAACAAGCTCCAATGCTCAATGATTTATATTGGTCATAGACTCAGCAGTTTCAGAACTTGGCTCTGTTGTTGCCCATCTTAGGGTAAGGCAGACTCTATTGGGACAGAAATGTGTGGAAGAAGCTGTCTATACCATGAAGAAAGTAGAAATCTTGTTGGACTgccagaaacacaagaaaaaaattatctgatGGGGTCAAATAGGCTACACTTTCTCTAAATGATGCCTCTTAGAGTGCCTTGAAAATTTATAGCTTCAGCAGAATACCAGGGCACAGAAAAAGGCATAGGCAGCTCACATGTCAGTTTCTAGAATCTGCATGTGCAATCTCACAGAAATTGATGACCTCAGAGATGGTGGTCATAGCACTTCCTTGAGAAGAGGAAATGTCGATGCATGCACGCATCTACTTTTTAGAGCCTTTGTGGACTAAGACTGATAACAAGCTATTCAACTACTTCTTGGGATTATGAATGGTCAGTGGACAAGTAAGATGAACCAACTGACTACCTTAGCAGATAATATCACTCAGGTTAGTCTGTCAACTATGAGTCTAACAACTCAAATGCTAGTCTTCTATTTTCCTAGGAACATGTGTAGGAGGAGGCTCTTGTCTACCTGCTTCCCAGGGCTTCGATCAATAAGAGTTTGTTAGGTGCATTACCAATCTACTTAAGAAATTATATGTATGAGAATATGTTAACTAACATTATtgtgaaaatttctttaaaatgatatcAATGGAATACTTATAAGCTGTGCAATTAATGCATCTTGGGTTCTGTGTTGAGAAGAAATTTCTGACTAACCCTCGCTAACCCATGTTCTTGCTACTATTCAAATACCGTAGAAACAGAACAGTTATGCAAACAGGTCATGGACTCTTGAATTTGCTTCATTACAAAACATTTGTCATTAAACATTGACATGCGatatgaatttttaatatttgctttGACTAGTTCCAgtagatcagaagttcaatgtgATCATTTAGTGCATTTGCCTTGATCAACTCTAGTTATATTTTAACTCAAGGCTTTTCCTTCTTAGGTATAAGCGATGCAACAGGAGACACACAGTGAACAGTAGGCTTTGATGTCTCAGGATGACTCTGAAGTGGATGTCTGTTCTGCTGCTCCTGCAAATGGGTTGCTACTTGAGATCTGGGAACTGTGGGAAGATATTGGTATGGCCAATGGAATACAGTCACTGGATGAATCTAAAGACAATACTGGATGAACTTGTACAGAGGGGTCATGAAGTGATAGTTCTGAGACCTTCAGCTTCTATCTTCCTTGATCCCCAAAAATCGCCTGCTCTGAAGTTTGAGAGTTTTTCTACGTCTATCAGTAAAGATGATCTGGACAAGGTTTTCACAAGGCTTGTGGATGTGTGGACTTATGAGATACCAAGAGAGGTGTGTTTATCATTCTCTCCATTGCTACAAAACGTGCTTAATGACTACTCTGATAGCTATCTAAGTCTTTGCAAAGACACAGTTTCAAACAAACAACTTATGTCAAAACTACAGAGATCCAAGTTTGATGTCCTTTTATCAGATGCCATTGCTCCCTGTGGGGAGTTGATAGCTGAACTTCTCCAGATCCCTTTTCTGTACAGTCTTCGCTTCTCTCCTGGCTACACAATGGAAAAGTACAGTGGAAGATTTCTAGTCCCTCCCTCTTATGTACCTGTAATTTTGTCAGGACTAGGTGGTCAAATGACTTTCATAGAGAGGGTAAAAAATATGATGTGTAtgctttattttgacttttggttTGAGATGTTTGACGAGAAGAAATGGAGTCAGTTTTACAGTGAAACACTGGGTAAGTTATATTTCTTCTCAGTAGCTCAATGACCTAAATTTAACAATTATTTAAACCTATAGTCATGTCCATGAAGTACAAAGTGAAGTTGCCTTTTAGTGATCAAATGTAATACAAACTCACTATAAAGGCTAATAGTATTGATCAAAGAGAAGCAGGTATCAGACCTGATAGAGGACATTCTGCTGAGATGCAGAGCTGCAAAGAGAACAAGTAGACTTTTCTTACGTAGTCCTTTACTCATTTTGCTGtaatttttaatctgttttaatAAGTCACTAGCTAGTTAACCAAATCATAATTAATGTATATTAAGGAATCAAATATTTCACAGTTTCAATATGTATAAAACATTGAAGACATTATTTTCTCTTGCATAGGCAACTATCATTATTTAAAACTAAACTGTGGGGTCTGAAAATATAACCAAAagtttaagagattttttttctcttcattttgagTACatgagttctgttcctagcacccacccaAGTCCACTGTCTCAAAATTGCCTGTAAGTTCCTCTTCATGGGACCTGTTGCCCTTTTATGGTATCTGCCAATTCCTGAATAAACAGTATATATTCACCCAAACAGAcatatacttaaataaaatatataaattataaaatattttttctgtatttcctaaAGAATTCCTTTGCTGTTGAAAGATACTATGTTAGTTCACAGGCTTAAAAGTGGAACTGGGGTTTCAACCAACACCATACTTTTTTATTGTGTGCTTTCCTAACATCCATTGTTTAAACACCACAGAAGAATGGATACACACGTACCCCGTCTGTATTCTTtgatttcctgtttttgtttttttttttcttcttaaaaaatatttcataggtAAGACTGGCCAAAATTTCTATTCTCATACTTTCTGAAAATATTGTGATTGTTTTTGTAAGTTAAGTACTATTAAATTTCTTAATATGAAACAAAGGTAGAAGCACTAACCAGAAATTCAGCAATTCATAAACTTTACAGCTCCCTTAGCTAAACAAGGATGAAGGACAAGCGACAAGCTACAATGACCCTGGGGAAGTCTGGCCATCATACACGGCGTGATGTGACTTTTAGACCTGGAATGTGTTTATATTCTCACTGTTCCTTTTAAAGATGCAGAGAGGAGTAAAATGTGTACTCTTTAAATAGTGGCTTAGTGGGTATTACAATAACTATTTCAAGTTAATGTAGAAACATTAGTTAATTTTTACagtttgcattaaaaaaaaccaaactgacatttatgtatattatgtgaGCAACAAATCATTACACTGAAAATTATGTTACATATCAATAACCGTTGGTTTTTAATTGCACATGTTCCTTATCAAGCATATATTCTTCCATCAtttaaggaaatatattttttattcaaatgaCAATCATTCAACTTTTCTCCTTCTCACTtgctcatttctccttctagGAAGGCCTGCTACCTTAACTGAGACAATAGGCAAAGCAGAAATGTGGCTTATTAGATCCTACTGGGATTTGGAGTTTCCTCGCCCAACCTTACCAAATGTTGACTATGTTGGAGGACTCCACTGCAAACCTGCTAAACCCTTGCCGAAGGTAAATACATTCTTTAAgtctcttttttatttgatttccttTCTGGTGAGCATGATTCTACAGCTTTCATTAGATTTTTCTCCCAGGgatagaaatatatagaaagtTGACTTAAGCATCCTGTTAAGTAAGAGGTCAATAAACTCAGGAAAGAATGTGATAGACCTGGGAAATATTCCTATCAGTGAATTAAATTAGGTCAGTTAGGGTACTTAGGTGGTTACCAATTGGGTAAAGTCCTTACCAAGCAATTATGAGGATATATGTTTGAATCACAACACCCAGGTAAAAGTTGGGTGTCCCAGCACAGTACAATGACATTAGCACTGAGGTTGCAGAAACAGGTTGATactgggagcttgctggccactagtctgttaaaaaaaatgatgggatTTGTTTTCAGTGTGAGACAAGCTCAAAATCTATGTTAAATactgatagaggaagacatcaTATTTTAACTTTTGGCATCTATATGCTAAACAAAGGTAA
It contains:
- the LOC119807714 gene encoding UDP-glucuronosyltransferase 2B17-like, producing the protein MTLKWMSVLLLLQMGCYLRSGNCGKILVWPMEYSHWMNLKTILDELVQRGHEVIVLRPSASIFLDPQKSPALKFESFSTSISKDDLDKVFTRLVDVWTYEIPREVCLSFSPLLQNVLNDYSDSYLSLCKDTVSNKQLMSKLQRSKFDVLLSDAIAPCGELIAELLQIPFLYSLRFSPGYTMEKYSGRFLVPPSYVPVILSGLGGQMTFIERVKNMMCMLYFDFWFEMFDEKKWSQFYSETLGRPATLTETIGKAEMWLIRSYWDLEFPRPTLPNVDYVGGLHCKPAKPLPKEMEDFVQTSGEHGVVVFSLGSMVSNMSEDKANAIAWALAQIPQKVLWRFEGKTPDTLGPNTRIYKWLPQNDLLGHPKTKAFVTHGGANGIYEAIHFGIPMIGIPLFGEQHDNIAYIVAKGAAVSLDFRTMKRADLLNALEAVIDNPFYKKNAVWLSTIHHDQPMKPLDRVIFWIEFVMRHKGAKHLRSLAHNLTWYQYYSLDVIGFLLACVAAIAFLSIKSFLFIYRKFIKTGRKTKRE